A region of Papaver somniferum cultivar HN1 unplaced genomic scaffold, ASM357369v1 unplaced-scaffold_160, whole genome shotgun sequence DNA encodes the following proteins:
- the LOC113337546 gene encoding 60S ribosomal protein L23A-like, giving the protein MESGALAHVRFIAVSATIPNMEDLNIQAFGIGEDKKDEKADPKVLANKASKAVKAGASTIKKKAKNICTSVTFHRPKTLQKARNPKYPCINALPRNKLDHYQILKYPLTTESVMKKIEDNNKKKTRMLSRRCTTSRQIK; this is encoded by the exons ATGGAATCAGGTGCTCTGGCTCATGTTCGGTTCATTGCTGTTTCAGCTACTATTCCAAACATGGAGGACCTCA ATATACAAGCATTTGGAATCGGGGAAGATAAGAAAGACGAGAAGGCTGACCCCAAG GTGCTGGCTAACAAAGCTTCCAAGGCTGTCAAAGCTGGAGCATCAACCATTAAGAAGAAGGCTAAGAACATCTGCACATCAGTCACATTTCACAGGCCAAAGACATTGCAGAAGGCAAGGAATCCCAAGTACCCATGTATTAATGCACTACCAAGGAACAAGCTTGACCATTACCAGATCCTGAAATACCCACTCACCACCGAGTCCGtaatgaagaagattgaagacaacaacaagaagaaaacaaggatgcTTTCAAGAAGATGTACAACATCCAGACAGATAAAGTGA